From a region of the Corvus moneduloides isolate bCorMon1 chromosome 27, bCorMon1.pri, whole genome shotgun sequence genome:
- the RHOBTB2 gene encoding rho-related BTB domain-containing protein 2 isoform X5, which produces MWKHWQPEQPGSQLMDSDMDYERPNVETIKCVVVGDNAVGKTRLICARACNATLTQYQLLATHVPTVWAIDQYRVCQEVLERSRDVVDDVSVSLRLWDTFGDHHKDRRFAYGRSDVVVLCFSIANPNSLHHVKTMWYPEIKHFCPRAPVILVGCQLDLRYADLEAVNRARRPLARPIKPNEILPPEKGREVAKELGIPYYETSVVAQFGVKDVFDNAIRAALISRRHLQFWKSHLRNVQRPLLQAPFLPPKPPPPIIIVPDPPSNNEERPAHLLEDPLCADVILVLQEKIKIYAHKIYLSTSSSKFYDLFLMDLSEEDQQSTAGHGFGVAVTAAAERMLHQEERHHGRDFLLRAASFDICESAEEAGPGQRKPCLRASTSDGILRGNHYENGERGLRRGRNLSSWSRAFTSIQEEMAEDPLTYKSKLMVVVKMDASIQPGPFRAVLKYLYTGELDENERDLMHIAHIAELLEVFDLRMMVANILNNEAFMNQEITKAFHVRRTNRVKECLAKGTFSDVTFVLDDGAISAHKPLLISSCDWMAAMFGGPFVESSTNEVALPHTSKSCMRAVLEYLYTGQFSSSPDLDDMKLIILANRLCLPHLVALTGQSRGLQHGRGTVTPSQPPPEPRVSPCTEQYTVTGLMEAAQMMVDIDGDVLVFLELAQFHCAYQLADWCLHHICTNYNNVCRKFPRDMKAMSGENQEYFEKHRWPPVWYLKEEDHYQRAKKEREKEDYLHLKRQPKRRWLFWNASSSPSSSPSSSAATASSSSSSSSSSSAVV; this is translated from the exons GTCCCAATTAATGGATTCTGACATGGATTATGAGAGGCCAAACGTAGAAACCATCAAGTGCGTCGTGGTCGGGGACAACGCGGTGGGCAAGACCCGGCTCATCTGTGCCCGCGCCTGCAACGCCACCTTGACCCAGTACCAGCTCCTCGCCACCCACGTGCCCACGGTGTGGGCCATCGACCAGTACCGCGTCTGCCAGGAG GTGCTGGAGCGCTCCCGGGATGTGGTAGACGATGTCAGCGTGTCCTTGCGCCTCTGGGACACCTTTGGTGACCACCACAAGGACAGGCGCTTTGCTTACGGCAG GTCCGACGTTGTGGTTTTGTGCTTCTCCATCGCCAACCCCAACTCCCTGCACCATGTGAAGACCATGTGGTACCCGGAGATCAAACACTTCTGTCCCCGCGCCCCCGTCATCCTGGTGGGCTGCCAGCTCGACCTGCGCTACGCCGACTTGGAGGCCGTCAACCGGGCACGGCGACCCTTGGCCAG GCCAATCAAACCTAACGAGATCCTTCCCCCAGAGAAGGGCAGGGAGGTCGCCAAGGAGCTGGGGATCCCTTATTACGAGACGAGCGTGGTGGCCCAGTTCGGCGTCAAGGACGTCTTTGACAACGCCATCCGTGCCGCCCTCATCTCCCGCCGCCACCTGCAGTTCTGGAAGTCCCACCTGCGCAACGTGCAGCGGcccctgctccaagcccccttCCTGCCCCCCAAGCCCCCTCCTCCCATCATCATTGTCCCGGACCCCCCTTCCAACAACGAGGAGCGTCCAGCCCACCTCCTGGAGGACCCCCTGTGCGCGGACGTCATCCTGGTGCTGCAAGAGAAGATCAAAATCTACGCACACAAGATCTAcctctccacctcctcctccaagTTTTACGACCTGTTCCTCATGGACCTGAGCGAGGAGGACCAGCAGAGCACCGCAGGGCACGGCTTCGGGGTGGCCGTCACCGCGGCCGCCGAGCGGATGCTGCACCAGGAGGAGAGGCACCACGGGCGAGATTTCCTCCTGCGGGCCGCCAGCTTCGACATCTGCGAGAGCGCCGAGGAGGCCGGACCCGGCCAGCGCAAACCGTGCCTTAGAGCCTCCACCAGTGACGGGATCCTGCGGGGCAACCACTACGAGAACGGCGAGCGcgggctgcggcggggccggaACCTCTCCTCGTGGAGCCGGGCCTTCACCAGCATCCAGGAGGAGATGGCCGAGGACCCGCTGACCTACAAGTCCAAGCTGATGGTGGTGGTGAAGATGGACGCGTCCATCCAGCCGGGTCCTTTCCGGGCCGTGCTGAAGTACCTGTACACGGGCGAGCTGGACGAGAACGAGCGGGACCTCATGCACATCGCTCACATcgctgagctgctggaggtgtTCGACCTGCGCATGATGGTGGCCAACATCCTCAACAACGAGGCGTTCATGAACCAGGAGATCACCAAAGCCTTCCACGTCCGGAGGACCAACCGGGTGAAGGAATGCCTGGCCAAGGGGACTTTCTCGG ATGTCACCTTCGTGCTGGATGATGGTGCTATCAGTGCCCACAAGCCCCTGCTCATCTCCAGCTGCGACTGGATGGCCGCTATGTTCGGCGGCCCCTTCGTGGAGAGCTCCACCAACGAG GTGGCACTTCCTCACACCAGCAAGAGCTGCATGCGGGCGGTGCTGGAGTACCTGTACACGGGGCAGTTCAGCTCCAGCCCCGACCTGGACGACATGAAGCTCATCATCCTCGCCAACCGCCTCTGCCTGCCGCACCTGGTGGCTCTCACAGGTCAGTCCCGGGGGCTGCAGCACGGCAGGGGGACTGTCACCCCCTCCCAGCCGCCCCCTGAGCCCCGTGTGTCCCCCTGTACAGAGCAGTACACGGTCACCGGCCTGATGGAGGCGGCGCAGATGATGGTGGACATCGATGGGGACGTGCTCgtgttcctggagctggctcAG TTCCACTGCGCCTACCAGCTCGCCGACTGGTGCCTGCACCACATCTGCACCAACTACAACAACGTCTGCCGCAAGTTCCCGCGGGACATGAAGGCCATGTCAGGAG AAAACCAGGAGTACTTCGAGAAGCACCGCTGGCCGCCGGTGTGGTACCTGAAGGAGGAGGATCACTACCAGCGGGCGAAGAAGGAGCGGGAGAAGGAAGACTACCTCCACCTCAAACGGCAGCCCAAGAGGCGGTGGCTCTTCTGGAacgcctcctcctccccttcttcctctccttcatcGTcggcagccacagcctcctcttcctcctcctcctcctcctcctcctcggctGTGGTTTGA
- the RHOBTB2 gene encoding rho-related BTB domain-containing protein 2 isoform X2 has translation MDSDMDYERPNVETIKCVVVGDNAVGKTRLICARACNATLTQYQLLATHVPTVWAIDQYRVCQEVLERSRDVVDDVSVSLRLWDTFGDHHKDRRFAYGRSDVVVLCFSIANPNSLHHVKTMWYPEIKHFCPRAPVILVGCQLDLRYADLEAVNRARRPLARPIKPNEILPPEKGREVAKELGIPYYETSVVAQFGVKDVFDNAIRAALISRRHLQFWKSHLRNVQRPLLQAPFLPPKPPPPIIIVPDPPSNNEERPAHLLEDPLCADVILVLQEKIKIYAHKIYLSTSSSKFYDLFLMDLSEEDQQSTAGHGFGVAVTAAAERMLHQEERHHGRDFLLRAASFDICESAEEAGPGQRKPCLRASTSDGILRGNHYENGERGLRRGRNLSSWSRAFTSIQEEMAEDPLTYKSKLMVVVKMDASIQPGPFRAVLKYLYTGELDENERDLMHIAHIAELLEVFDLRMMVANILNNEAFMNQEITKAFHVRRTNRVKECLAKGTFSDVTFVLDDGAISAHKPLLISSCDWMAAMFGGPFVESSTNEVALPHTSKSCMRAVLEYLYTGQFSSSPDLDDMKLIILANRLCLPHLVALTEQYTVTGLMEAAQMMVDIDGDVLVFLELAQFHCAYQLADWCLHHICTNYNNVCRKFPRDMKAMSGENQEYFEKHRWPPVWYLKEEDHYQRAKKEREKEDYLHLKRQPKRRWLFWNASSSPSSSPSSSAATASSSSSSSSSSSAVV, from the exons ATGGATTCTGACATGGATTATGAGAGGCCAAACGTAGAAACCATCAAGTGCGTCGTGGTCGGGGACAACGCGGTGGGCAAGACCCGGCTCATCTGTGCCCGCGCCTGCAACGCCACCTTGACCCAGTACCAGCTCCTCGCCACCCACGTGCCCACGGTGTGGGCCATCGACCAGTACCGCGTCTGCCAGGAG GTGCTGGAGCGCTCCCGGGATGTGGTAGACGATGTCAGCGTGTCCTTGCGCCTCTGGGACACCTTTGGTGACCACCACAAGGACAGGCGCTTTGCTTACGGCAG GTCCGACGTTGTGGTTTTGTGCTTCTCCATCGCCAACCCCAACTCCCTGCACCATGTGAAGACCATGTGGTACCCGGAGATCAAACACTTCTGTCCCCGCGCCCCCGTCATCCTGGTGGGCTGCCAGCTCGACCTGCGCTACGCCGACTTGGAGGCCGTCAACCGGGCACGGCGACCCTTGGCCAG GCCAATCAAACCTAACGAGATCCTTCCCCCAGAGAAGGGCAGGGAGGTCGCCAAGGAGCTGGGGATCCCTTATTACGAGACGAGCGTGGTGGCCCAGTTCGGCGTCAAGGACGTCTTTGACAACGCCATCCGTGCCGCCCTCATCTCCCGCCGCCACCTGCAGTTCTGGAAGTCCCACCTGCGCAACGTGCAGCGGcccctgctccaagcccccttCCTGCCCCCCAAGCCCCCTCCTCCCATCATCATTGTCCCGGACCCCCCTTCCAACAACGAGGAGCGTCCAGCCCACCTCCTGGAGGACCCCCTGTGCGCGGACGTCATCCTGGTGCTGCAAGAGAAGATCAAAATCTACGCACACAAGATCTAcctctccacctcctcctccaagTTTTACGACCTGTTCCTCATGGACCTGAGCGAGGAGGACCAGCAGAGCACCGCAGGGCACGGCTTCGGGGTGGCCGTCACCGCGGCCGCCGAGCGGATGCTGCACCAGGAGGAGAGGCACCACGGGCGAGATTTCCTCCTGCGGGCCGCCAGCTTCGACATCTGCGAGAGCGCCGAGGAGGCCGGACCCGGCCAGCGCAAACCGTGCCTTAGAGCCTCCACCAGTGACGGGATCCTGCGGGGCAACCACTACGAGAACGGCGAGCGcgggctgcggcggggccggaACCTCTCCTCGTGGAGCCGGGCCTTCACCAGCATCCAGGAGGAGATGGCCGAGGACCCGCTGACCTACAAGTCCAAGCTGATGGTGGTGGTGAAGATGGACGCGTCCATCCAGCCGGGTCCTTTCCGGGCCGTGCTGAAGTACCTGTACACGGGCGAGCTGGACGAGAACGAGCGGGACCTCATGCACATCGCTCACATcgctgagctgctggaggtgtTCGACCTGCGCATGATGGTGGCCAACATCCTCAACAACGAGGCGTTCATGAACCAGGAGATCACCAAAGCCTTCCACGTCCGGAGGACCAACCGGGTGAAGGAATGCCTGGCCAAGGGGACTTTCTCGG ATGTCACCTTCGTGCTGGATGATGGTGCTATCAGTGCCCACAAGCCCCTGCTCATCTCCAGCTGCGACTGGATGGCCGCTATGTTCGGCGGCCCCTTCGTGGAGAGCTCCACCAACGAG GTGGCACTTCCTCACACCAGCAAGAGCTGCATGCGGGCGGTGCTGGAGTACCTGTACACGGGGCAGTTCAGCTCCAGCCCCGACCTGGACGACATGAAGCTCATCATCCTCGCCAACCGCCTCTGCCTGCCGCACCTGGTGGCTCTCACAG AGCAGTACACGGTCACCGGCCTGATGGAGGCGGCGCAGATGATGGTGGACATCGATGGGGACGTGCTCgtgttcctggagctggctcAG TTCCACTGCGCCTACCAGCTCGCCGACTGGTGCCTGCACCACATCTGCACCAACTACAACAACGTCTGCCGCAAGTTCCCGCGGGACATGAAGGCCATGTCAGGAG AAAACCAGGAGTACTTCGAGAAGCACCGCTGGCCGCCGGTGTGGTACCTGAAGGAGGAGGATCACTACCAGCGGGCGAAGAAGGAGCGGGAGAAGGAAGACTACCTCCACCTCAAACGGCAGCCCAAGAGGCGGTGGCTCTTCTGGAacgcctcctcctccccttcttcctctccttcatcGTcggcagccacagcctcctcttcctcctcctcctcctcctcctcctcggctGTGGTTTGA
- the RHOBTB2 gene encoding rho-related BTB domain-containing protein 2 isoform X1, which produces MDSDMDYERPNVETIKCVVVGDNAVGKTRLICARACNATLTQYQLLATHVPTVWAIDQYRVCQEVLERSRDVVDDVSVSLRLWDTFGDHHKDRRFAYGRSDVVVLCFSIANPNSLHHVKTMWYPEIKHFCPRAPVILVGCQLDLRYADLEAVNRARRPLARPIKPNEILPPEKGREVAKELGIPYYETSVVAQFGVKDVFDNAIRAALISRRHLQFWKSHLRNVQRPLLQAPFLPPKPPPPIIIVPDPPSNNEERPAHLLEDPLCADVILVLQEKIKIYAHKIYLSTSSSKFYDLFLMDLSEEDQQSTAGHGFGVAVTAAAERMLHQEERHHGRDFLLRAASFDICESAEEAGPGQRKPCLRASTSDGILRGNHYENGERGLRRGRNLSSWSRAFTSIQEEMAEDPLTYKSKLMVVVKMDASIQPGPFRAVLKYLYTGELDENERDLMHIAHIAELLEVFDLRMMVANILNNEAFMNQEITKAFHVRRTNRVKECLAKGTFSDVTFVLDDGAISAHKPLLISSCDWMAAMFGGPFVESSTNEVALPHTSKSCMRAVLEYLYTGQFSSSPDLDDMKLIILANRLCLPHLVALTGQSRGLQHGRGTVTPSQPPPEPRVSPCTEQYTVTGLMEAAQMMVDIDGDVLVFLELAQFHCAYQLADWCLHHICTNYNNVCRKFPRDMKAMSGENQEYFEKHRWPPVWYLKEEDHYQRAKKEREKEDYLHLKRQPKRRWLFWNASSSPSSSPSSSAATASSSSSSSSSSSAVV; this is translated from the exons ATGGATTCTGACATGGATTATGAGAGGCCAAACGTAGAAACCATCAAGTGCGTCGTGGTCGGGGACAACGCGGTGGGCAAGACCCGGCTCATCTGTGCCCGCGCCTGCAACGCCACCTTGACCCAGTACCAGCTCCTCGCCACCCACGTGCCCACGGTGTGGGCCATCGACCAGTACCGCGTCTGCCAGGAG GTGCTGGAGCGCTCCCGGGATGTGGTAGACGATGTCAGCGTGTCCTTGCGCCTCTGGGACACCTTTGGTGACCACCACAAGGACAGGCGCTTTGCTTACGGCAG GTCCGACGTTGTGGTTTTGTGCTTCTCCATCGCCAACCCCAACTCCCTGCACCATGTGAAGACCATGTGGTACCCGGAGATCAAACACTTCTGTCCCCGCGCCCCCGTCATCCTGGTGGGCTGCCAGCTCGACCTGCGCTACGCCGACTTGGAGGCCGTCAACCGGGCACGGCGACCCTTGGCCAG GCCAATCAAACCTAACGAGATCCTTCCCCCAGAGAAGGGCAGGGAGGTCGCCAAGGAGCTGGGGATCCCTTATTACGAGACGAGCGTGGTGGCCCAGTTCGGCGTCAAGGACGTCTTTGACAACGCCATCCGTGCCGCCCTCATCTCCCGCCGCCACCTGCAGTTCTGGAAGTCCCACCTGCGCAACGTGCAGCGGcccctgctccaagcccccttCCTGCCCCCCAAGCCCCCTCCTCCCATCATCATTGTCCCGGACCCCCCTTCCAACAACGAGGAGCGTCCAGCCCACCTCCTGGAGGACCCCCTGTGCGCGGACGTCATCCTGGTGCTGCAAGAGAAGATCAAAATCTACGCACACAAGATCTAcctctccacctcctcctccaagTTTTACGACCTGTTCCTCATGGACCTGAGCGAGGAGGACCAGCAGAGCACCGCAGGGCACGGCTTCGGGGTGGCCGTCACCGCGGCCGCCGAGCGGATGCTGCACCAGGAGGAGAGGCACCACGGGCGAGATTTCCTCCTGCGGGCCGCCAGCTTCGACATCTGCGAGAGCGCCGAGGAGGCCGGACCCGGCCAGCGCAAACCGTGCCTTAGAGCCTCCACCAGTGACGGGATCCTGCGGGGCAACCACTACGAGAACGGCGAGCGcgggctgcggcggggccggaACCTCTCCTCGTGGAGCCGGGCCTTCACCAGCATCCAGGAGGAGATGGCCGAGGACCCGCTGACCTACAAGTCCAAGCTGATGGTGGTGGTGAAGATGGACGCGTCCATCCAGCCGGGTCCTTTCCGGGCCGTGCTGAAGTACCTGTACACGGGCGAGCTGGACGAGAACGAGCGGGACCTCATGCACATCGCTCACATcgctgagctgctggaggtgtTCGACCTGCGCATGATGGTGGCCAACATCCTCAACAACGAGGCGTTCATGAACCAGGAGATCACCAAAGCCTTCCACGTCCGGAGGACCAACCGGGTGAAGGAATGCCTGGCCAAGGGGACTTTCTCGG ATGTCACCTTCGTGCTGGATGATGGTGCTATCAGTGCCCACAAGCCCCTGCTCATCTCCAGCTGCGACTGGATGGCCGCTATGTTCGGCGGCCCCTTCGTGGAGAGCTCCACCAACGAG GTGGCACTTCCTCACACCAGCAAGAGCTGCATGCGGGCGGTGCTGGAGTACCTGTACACGGGGCAGTTCAGCTCCAGCCCCGACCTGGACGACATGAAGCTCATCATCCTCGCCAACCGCCTCTGCCTGCCGCACCTGGTGGCTCTCACAGGTCAGTCCCGGGGGCTGCAGCACGGCAGGGGGACTGTCACCCCCTCCCAGCCGCCCCCTGAGCCCCGTGTGTCCCCCTGTACAGAGCAGTACACGGTCACCGGCCTGATGGAGGCGGCGCAGATGATGGTGGACATCGATGGGGACGTGCTCgtgttcctggagctggctcAG TTCCACTGCGCCTACCAGCTCGCCGACTGGTGCCTGCACCACATCTGCACCAACTACAACAACGTCTGCCGCAAGTTCCCGCGGGACATGAAGGCCATGTCAGGAG AAAACCAGGAGTACTTCGAGAAGCACCGCTGGCCGCCGGTGTGGTACCTGAAGGAGGAGGATCACTACCAGCGGGCGAAGAAGGAGCGGGAGAAGGAAGACTACCTCCACCTCAAACGGCAGCCCAAGAGGCGGTGGCTCTTCTGGAacgcctcctcctccccttcttcctctccttcatcGTcggcagccacagcctcctcttcctcctcctcctcctcctcctcctcggctGTGGTTTGA